One segment of Paenibacillus sp. FSL R7-0337 DNA contains the following:
- a CDS encoding stalk domain-containing protein, with protein MFKIKIPAAALLSVTLMGCEPLTASAPITTVAAATPVATATAAPIKASNAIKVQNVDVTLLFDGVALQPPAGQHVFMYNNTTYVPLRFMSYALQKSVSWDAKNLKVTVAEPSSSEMVVIKEYLMNATSSPSFAAKNITLNNVNASYVFSGSTKALPAGQSSYLLNGSIYVPLRFLSESAGNSISWNPKTKTITANSKDYEENTASAKPTDKGASPSASATPAPAATPAAKPGGAAGGSGSAGTGSGKVSYESITSETEAKLSALQSQSTSTLLGIAFEYVGATDAATKQSIKAKGIEQLASFKASFNSIIADAEQKLNTNGYSTAIIAQYRAAFEADLDKGRAIAEGMGK; from the coding sequence ATGTTCAAGATCAAGATTCCCGCAGCAGCACTTCTGAGCGTAACCTTAATGGGATGTGAGCCTCTGACAGCATCGGCTCCAATTACCACCGTAGCGGCAGCTACTCCTGTAGCCACTGCAACAGCAGCGCCCATCAAAGCATCCAATGCTATCAAAGTACAGAATGTAGATGTAACCCTGCTATTCGATGGTGTAGCACTACAGCCGCCAGCCGGACAACATGTGTTCATGTACAATAACACCACCTATGTCCCTTTGCGCTTCATGTCGTATGCCCTGCAGAAGAGTGTAAGCTGGGATGCCAAGAATCTGAAGGTAACCGTAGCTGAGCCAAGCAGCTCAGAGATGGTGGTCATTAAGGAATACCTGATGAATGCGACTTCCAGTCCATCTTTTGCAGCCAAGAATATTACCCTGAACAACGTTAATGCAAGTTATGTATTTAGCGGGAGCACGAAGGCATTACCCGCAGGCCAGTCCAGTTATCTGCTGAACGGCTCGATCTATGTCCCTCTAAGATTCTTATCGGAATCTGCAGGAAATTCCATTAGCTGGAATCCAAAAACAAAGACCATAACAGCAAATTCTAAAGACTACGAAGAAAATACGGCTTCTGCGAAACCAACCGACAAGGGAGCTAGTCCATCTGCAAGTGCAACACCGGCACCAGCAGCAACCCCAGCGGCTAAACCAGGTGGAGCAGCAGGTGGTTCAGGATCGGCAGGGACAGGGTCTGGTAAGGTTTCTTATGAGAGTATCACCAGTGAGACTGAAGCGAAGCTGAGCGCGTTACAGTCGCAGAGTACATCCACATTATTAGGAATTGCCTTTGAATATGTGGGTGCTACAGATGCTGCAACCAAGCAAAGTATCAAGGCTAAAGGGATAGAGCAACTTGCTTCTTTTAAAGCCTCATTCAACAGTATAATCGCTGACGCTGAACAAAAACTAAACACTAATGGATATAGCACGGCTATTATTGCTCAGTATAGAGCGGCCTTCGAGGCTGATCTGGATAAGGGAAGAGCTATCGCTGAGGGTATGGGGAAATAA
- a CDS encoding nucleoside-diphosphate sugar epimerase/dehydratase produces MTAKTRVLVLFMIDIAIIWFSIVTSYLFRFYNEIPPEYVVQMIVFGVISTVAVGGSLVYFGLYRRMWQYASINEIISVLKAIVVGSVLSYAAAYIILPERVPFSIAIRLMETVLLLVGGVRFFWRVFRSDRSNNKNTELHTLIVGAGDCGILIAKELTGPSFASTRLVGFIDDSADKYHLSILGVPVLGNRYDIPRIVKEKQIHEIIIAMPSVSRTEISEIINLAKATGAKLKIIPALNDLIAGKISVKKLRDVSVEDLLGREPIVADMNSILGYVHNKTVLVTGAGGSIGSELCRQIAPFAPDKLMILGHGENSIYTIEMELRKSFPYLEIVTLIADVQDRTRLIDVFQSYKPQVVFHAAAHKHVPLMERNPSEAIKNNVFGTRNVADCADMYGAERFVMISSDKAVNPTSVMGATKRIAEMYVQSLNVTSPTKFSAVRFGNVLGSRGSVIPAFKQQIAAGGPVTVTHPEMVRYFMTIPEAVQLVIQSGSFANGGEVFVLDMGAPVKILALAEDLITLSGYEPYKDIDITFSGIREGEKLYEELLTDEENLGSTQHDRIFIGRPNVITRSQMELEFKRLERVVTEDAEAIREVINQIVPMQPVIQAAIS; encoded by the coding sequence ATGACAGCGAAAACAAGAGTGTTGGTATTATTCATGATCGATATTGCGATCATATGGTTCAGCATCGTGACGTCCTACCTGTTCCGGTTCTACAATGAGATTCCGCCGGAATATGTGGTACAGATGATCGTGTTCGGCGTAATCTCCACGGTGGCCGTCGGGGGAAGCCTGGTCTACTTCGGACTCTACCGCAGAATGTGGCAATATGCCAGTATTAACGAGATTATATCAGTTCTCAAAGCTATTGTAGTAGGATCAGTGTTATCTTATGCTGCCGCTTATATCATCCTGCCCGAGCGCGTGCCATTCAGCATAGCAATCCGGTTAATGGAGACGGTTCTGCTGCTGGTGGGGGGCGTTCGTTTCTTCTGGAGAGTCTTCCGCAGTGACCGGAGCAACAATAAGAATACGGAGCTCCATACACTGATTGTCGGGGCCGGAGACTGCGGAATCCTGATTGCCAAAGAACTGACGGGACCTTCCTTCGCGAGCACCCGGCTGGTTGGATTCATTGATGACAGCGCAGATAAATATCACCTGTCCATTCTGGGTGTGCCTGTATTGGGTAACCGTTATGACATTCCACGGATTGTGAAGGAGAAGCAGATTCACGAGATTATTATCGCGATGCCCTCGGTCTCCAGAACAGAAATATCCGAGATTATTAATCTGGCCAAGGCTACAGGCGCGAAGCTGAAGATTATTCCGGCACTGAATGATCTGATTGCAGGCAAGATCTCTGTCAAGAAGCTCCGCGATGTCAGCGTAGAGGACCTTCTGGGCCGTGAGCCGATTGTTGCAGACATGAACAGTATTCTGGGGTATGTTCATAACAAGACCGTACTGGTTACGGGCGCAGGCGGTTCTATCGGATCAGAGCTGTGCCGCCAGATAGCTCCCTTTGCACCGGACAAGCTGATGATTCTGGGACATGGCGAGAACAGTATCTATACGATTGAGATGGAACTGCGCAAGAGCTTCCCTTATCTGGAGATCGTGACCTTAATTGCTGACGTTCAGGACCGCACCCGGTTAATAGATGTATTCCAGAGCTATAAGCCGCAGGTGGTCTTTCATGCGGCAGCACATAAGCACGTTCCTCTGATGGAGCGCAACCCTTCCGAAGCGATCAAGAATAATGTCTTCGGGACCCGCAATGTAGCCGACTGTGCAGACATGTATGGCGCAGAGCGCTTCGTGATGATCTCGTCCGACAAGGCTGTGAACCCGACCAGCGTGATGGGGGCCACGAAGCGGATCGCCGAGATGTATGTGCAGAGTCTCAATGTAACAAGCCCCACCAAGTTCTCTGCGGTACGCTTCGGTAACGTATTAGGCAGCCGCGGCAGTGTCATTCCCGCCTTCAAGCAGCAGATTGCAGCTGGTGGGCCTGTCACCGTAACGCATCCTGAGATGGTCCGTTACTTCATGACGATTCCCGAGGCGGTTCAACTGGTAATCCAGTCCGGTTCCTTCGCGAATGGCGGAGAAGTATTTGTCCTGGATATGGGAGCGCCGGTTAAGATCCTGGCTCTGGCCGAGGACTTAATTACACTGTCCGGTTACGAGCCTTACAAGGACATCGACATCACCTTCTCAGGTATCCGTGAAGGCGAGAAGCTGTATGAAGAACTATTGACCGATGAGGAGAACCTGGGTTCCACTCAGCATGACCGGATCTTCATCGGCAGACCTAATGTCATCACCCGGAGCCAGATGGAGCTTGAATTCAAACGGTTAGAACGGGTTGTCACCGAAGATGCGGAAGCCATCCGCGAAGTGATTAACCAGATCGTACCGATGCAGCCAGTCATCCAGGCAGCCATTAGCTAA
- a CDS encoding CpsD/CapB family tyrosine-protein kinase: MSQQPNKQRHLITVTNPRSPVSEAFRALRTNIDFSSVDEQIQIIMVTSSGPEEGKSTVTANLAAAYAQADKKVLLIDGDLRKPTAHKTFSLSNRYGLSSLLSQQANLSDVIQESGVNNLYLMTSGPIPPNPAEMMASNRMSAVLQELRQLYDVILIDTPPLLAVTDAQIVASKSDGVIMVVSYGKVKRDIAAKAKDNLDRVGAKMLGVVLNNVKRKASEGYYYYYYGN; the protein is encoded by the coding sequence ATGTCACAGCAGCCAAATAAACAACGCCATCTGATCACCGTGACCAACCCGCGTTCGCCGGTATCCGAAGCCTTTCGGGCACTGCGCACGAACATAGATTTCTCCTCTGTCGATGAACAGATCCAGATTATTATGGTCACTTCTTCCGGACCGGAGGAAGGGAAGTCTACCGTTACTGCTAACCTGGCCGCTGCGTACGCGCAAGCGGATAAGAAGGTGCTGCTAATCGATGGTGACTTGCGTAAGCCTACAGCGCATAAGACTTTTTCCCTGAGTAACCGGTATGGGTTGTCCTCCTTGCTCTCGCAGCAGGCGAATCTGTCCGATGTGATTCAGGAATCCGGTGTGAACAACCTGTATCTGATGACATCCGGCCCGATTCCTCCGAATCCCGCTGAGATGATGGCCTCCAACCGGATGAGTGCGGTGCTGCAGGAGCTGCGCCAGTTATATGATGTGATTCTCATTGATACACCGCCATTATTGGCCGTTACAGATGCACAGATTGTGGCCTCCAAGAGTGACGGCGTAATCATGGTGGTCAGCTATGGTAAGGTGAAGCGCGATATTGCAGCTAAGGCCAAGGACAATCTGGACCGGGTCGGGGCCAAGATGCTGGGCGTGGTCCTTAACAACGTGAAGCGCAAGGCCAGTGAAGGCTACTACTATTACTACTATGGCAATTGA
- a CDS encoding Wzz/FepE/Etk N-terminal domain-containing protein, which yields MSAQELDLRDYFQIVRKRLWMIISIVIVACVLAGIYSLYIKNPVYEASTKIIVNQTPTQATAAQLDLNQINTNIQLINTYKEIIKTPAILDVVAKNYPQFGITAEEMLKKVNVSSVNNTQVMTLVVRDNSYQRAAEIVNAISLVFKQEIPSLFNVQNVSILNEAKLNPPVAPGPVEPNVVMNLAIAFIVSLMIGLGIAFLLEYLDDTLKTEDDIKKYLGLPTIAMITRLGQEETKTTGQQAQTQSRKAGELEHVTAAK from the coding sequence TTGTCAGCACAAGAATTGGATTTGCGCGATTATTTCCAGATTGTCAGGAAGAGACTGTGGATGATTATCAGCATTGTTATCGTGGCTTGTGTTCTTGCCGGGATCTACAGCTTATATATCAAGAATCCGGTCTATGAAGCTTCAACGAAGATCATTGTTAATCAGACGCCTACCCAAGCTACGGCAGCGCAGCTGGACCTAAATCAGATTAATACCAACATTCAGCTGATCAATACGTACAAGGAAATTATTAAGACTCCGGCGATCCTTGATGTTGTGGCCAAGAATTATCCGCAATTCGGAATTACGGCAGAGGAAATGCTGAAGAAGGTTAACGTGAGTTCTGTAAATAATACGCAGGTGATGACACTTGTCGTTCGAGATAATTCATACCAGAGAGCCGCAGAGATCGTGAATGCCATATCACTTGTATTTAAGCAGGAGATTCCGTCCTTGTTTAACGTACAGAATGTGTCCATCCTCAACGAAGCCAAGCTTAATCCGCCAGTTGCACCCGGACCGGTAGAGCCGAATGTGGTCATGAACCTCGCGATTGCTTTTATCGTATCCCTGATGATCGGCCTGGGGATTGCCTTCTTGCTGGAGTATCTCGATGATACGTTGAAGACAGAAGACGACATTAAGAAATACCTCGGACTTCCGACTATAGCCATGATTACCCGGCTGGGCCAGGAAGAAACCAAGACCACCGGGCAGCAGGCTCAGACACAGAGCAGAAAGGCGGGGGAACTCGAGCATGTCACAGCAGCCAAATAA
- a CDS encoding S-layer homology domain-containing protein, which translates to MKKKLAVSTLAVSMAAASVAGFPFSSKGLAEHFGVSTASAAAVSQADVKAKVEKIYAQLTEKERQALLAYEQEAGKLSAEKFEQIFQPVLSKLKLNNEDLATAHKAFTSVSSVVYDVYDKDYTAIKEIRYNLDNVALLKKIAAKADVSNLTADDFTEFLFGDKGVEAELRAMISNKSATDLLNLIANASSTDDALNKLLDEAITKVLNHNTVEGGLTVSQVVYNLNITPGDIKLSLKNLKDTIPTAKPAMMALASAYVRAYITDGGTTEPNPPGTSTGGGGGNGTVTIPVTNPTATPGIYDVSKLVTIVGDKATLKLVDADVLKAFDALVAANAGKTGLTLTLNLGTVNAATVEVPLSKAIIEAAKAKGIANIAITFNGLTVTIPVGQFSEAITLTTSTVADTTVTSLSSNKLTSSVYDFELTVGGVVTSTFKQPIIIKLPLKNTEGLDRELLSVAKVVYGALQYQGGVVDGDHITEPRDGFSSYAVLENKVSFKDVASVQAWAGRQISVVAAKGAIEGVGNGNFAPKSNVTRAEFSKMLIRALNLENNSAKQSFGDVSSTAWYAPYVAVAAEKGIITGRSAAQFDPNATITRAEMATMIARAVKSQKPEAATNVSSLSKFSDAGKIAASLKDGVAFAASNNLVIGNAGKFNPNNTATRAEAAVIIYRTINFK; encoded by the coding sequence TTGAAGAAAAAACTAGCAGTATCTACACTAGCAGTAAGTATGGCAGCGGCATCCGTTGCCGGATTCCCGTTCAGCAGCAAGGGGCTGGCTGAACATTTTGGAGTGAGTACAGCTTCCGCAGCAGCAGTATCGCAGGCAGATGTGAAAGCTAAGGTTGAGAAGATTTATGCTCAGCTTACAGAGAAAGAGAGACAAGCATTGCTTGCGTATGAGCAGGAAGCGGGCAAACTTAGCGCTGAGAAGTTCGAACAGATCTTCCAACCAGTACTCTCTAAGCTTAAATTGAATAATGAAGATCTTGCAACTGCCCATAAAGCTTTCACGAGTGTATCCAGTGTAGTCTACGATGTGTATGACAAGGATTACACTGCAATTAAGGAGATCCGCTACAATCTGGACAACGTTGCCTTGCTGAAGAAGATTGCAGCTAAGGCTGACGTATCTAATCTTACAGCTGACGACTTCACTGAATTCCTGTTCGGTGACAAAGGCGTTGAAGCTGAACTTCGCGCAATGATCAGCAATAAGTCCGCAACTGATTTGTTGAACCTGATCGCTAATGCTTCCAGCACTGATGATGCTCTGAATAAATTGCTGGATGAAGCCATTACCAAGGTGCTGAACCACAACACAGTTGAAGGTGGTCTGACCGTAAGCCAGGTAGTGTACAACCTTAACATTACTCCTGGAGATATTAAGCTCAGTCTGAAGAACCTGAAGGATACAATCCCAACAGCTAAGCCAGCAATGATGGCTCTTGCTTCAGCTTATGTTAGAGCTTACATCACCGATGGCGGAACTACTGAGCCTAATCCTCCTGGAACTAGTACTGGCGGTGGCGGCGGCAACGGCACAGTAACAATCCCAGTTACGAACCCTACTGCTACGCCAGGAATCTACGATGTATCCAAGCTGGTAACGATTGTAGGCGACAAAGCAACCTTGAAGCTCGTAGATGCTGACGTACTGAAAGCCTTCGATGCACTAGTTGCAGCCAATGCCGGTAAGACAGGTCTTACCCTTACCCTGAACCTGGGTACAGTGAATGCGGCAACGGTAGAAGTACCATTGTCCAAAGCAATCATCGAAGCAGCCAAGGCGAAAGGCATTGCCAACATTGCAATTACCTTCAACGGCTTGACCGTAACGATTCCAGTAGGACAGTTCAGTGAAGCTATTACACTGACTACTTCCACTGTAGCAGATACAACCGTAACTTCCCTGTCCAGCAATAAGCTGACATCAAGCGTATACGACTTCGAATTGACTGTGGGCGGTGTGGTTACATCCACCTTCAAGCAGCCAATCATCATCAAGCTGCCGCTTAAGAATACAGAAGGCCTTGACCGCGAACTGCTGTCCGTTGCGAAGGTAGTTTACGGCGCACTGCAATACCAGGGTGGTGTTGTAGACGGTGATCACATCACTGAACCGCGTGACGGCTTCTCTTCCTACGCTGTACTGGAGAACAAAGTCAGCTTCAAGGATGTTGCCAGTGTTCAAGCCTGGGCTGGAAGACAGATCTCAGTCGTAGCAGCCAAGGGCGCTATTGAAGGCGTAGGCAACGGCAACTTTGCTCCGAAGAGCAATGTGACCCGTGCAGAATTCTCCAAGATGCTGATCCGCGCACTGAACCTGGAGAACAACTCCGCGAAGCAGAGCTTCGGCGATGTAAGCTCCACTGCCTGGTATGCTCCTTATGTAGCTGTTGCTGCTGAGAAGGGAATCATTACTGGACGCAGTGCAGCCCAGTTCGATCCTAATGCAACGATTACGCGTGCAGAAATGGCAACGATGATTGCCCGTGCCGTGAAGTCGCAGAAGCCGGAAGCTGCAACGAATGTCAGCTCCCTGAGCAAGTTCTCTGATGCAGGCAAGATCGCTGCTTCCCTGAAAGACGGAGTAGCCTTCGCTGCCAGCAATAACCTGGTTATCGGCAACGCCGGCAAGTTCAATCCTAACAACACAGCTACACGTGCTGAAGCTGCAGTGATTATCTACCGCACCATCAACTTCAAGTAA
- a CDS encoding CpsB/CapC family capsule biosynthesis tyrosine phosphatase, whose protein sequence is MIDIHSHILPFMDDGAADYDAALAMALDAHNDGISTVIATPHHANGVYMNPAPEIEAAVRVLNAKLQEAGNPLIVLQGQEIRIYGELLDDLERGQLLTLAGSRYILLEMPSSRVPRTMEETCHELVIQGMVPVIAHPERNAEIAADSSKLLRLIELGAMGQVTAQSIAGVFGSKLQKLSLELCRQHAVHIIASDAHDSMNRPFGLSEAYGVVRRELGAESVDFFQQNARDILANKEINRVNPIQSNSKLHRLFGFFSRKG, encoded by the coding sequence ATGATAGATATCCATAGCCACATTCTACCCTTCATGGATGACGGAGCCGCTGATTACGACGCCGCTCTCGCCATGGCGCTTGACGCCCATAACGATGGTATTTCAACTGTAATAGCTACCCCCCACCATGCGAACGGAGTCTATATGAATCCGGCCCCGGAGATTGAAGCGGCGGTGCGGGTGCTGAATGCGAAGCTGCAGGAGGCAGGCAATCCGCTGATCGTGCTGCAGGGGCAGGAGATCCGGATCTACGGTGAACTGCTCGATGATCTGGAGCGCGGACAACTGCTGACGCTTGCCGGTTCCCGGTATATTTTGCTGGAGATGCCCTCTTCTAGGGTGCCCCGCACGATGGAAGAGACCTGCCATGAGCTGGTCATTCAGGGAATGGTGCCGGTGATCGCCCACCCGGAGCGCAACGCGGAGATTGCTGCCGATTCGTCCAAGCTGCTGCGGTTAATAGAGCTTGGTGCCATGGGACAGGTAACCGCACAGAGTATCGCTGGCGTCTTCGGGAGTAAGCTGCAGAAGCTGTCGCTCGAATTATGCCGGCAGCATGCCGTGCATATTATTGCATCCGATGCGCATGATTCTATGAACCGTCCCTTTGGATTAAGCGAGGCTTACGGGGTGGTGCGGCGGGAATTAGGAGCAGAGTCAGTCGACTTTTTTCAACAAAATGCGCGCGATATCCTTGCAAATAAGGAGATTAATCGAGTTAATCCTATTCAATCTAACAGTAAACTTCATAGATTGTTCGGATTTTTTTCGCGTAAGGGGTGA
- a CDS encoding non-ribosomal peptide synthetase module gives MAQRLAMEYVNATMQMTEFQLNQFLQTADTSYISHRVKVLGAGEQEIVLEEAGGEEVHLSFERKGGIYMGSLTCRVVNPHLINAVRKLFFMYKGTGTVNRIYKDLTMMYYYEGGSVRRISEVRPEGTKLIYQHKYSVAEMLAVYKRQNVEGEIEQLRQEIDRLLDMRNRSQQEAVINEVDERLAEAAGRLFRLEA, from the coding sequence ATGGCTCAGCGTCTGGCGATGGAATATGTGAATGCAACGATGCAAATGACCGAATTTCAGCTGAACCAGTTCCTGCAGACAGCAGATACCAGCTATATCAGTCACCGTGTGAAGGTACTGGGCGCGGGCGAACAGGAGATTGTGCTGGAGGAGGCCGGAGGCGAGGAGGTTCATCTGTCTTTTGAACGCAAAGGCGGCATCTATATGGGTTCCTTGACCTGCAGGGTGGTGAATCCTCATCTGATTAATGCAGTCCGCAAATTATTCTTCATGTATAAGGGCACGGGGACCGTAAACCGGATTTATAAGGATCTAACGATGATGTATTACTATGAAGGCGGCTCGGTGCGCCGGATCTCGGAAGTGAGGCCGGAAGGCACCAAGCTGATCTATCAGCATAAATATTCAGTGGCAGAGATGCTGGCTGTCTACAAGCGTCAGAACGTAGAAGGTGAGATTGAGCAGCTCCGTCAAGAGATTGATAGACTGCTCGATATGCGCAACCGTAGTCAGCAAGAGGCAGTAATTAACGAAGTAGATGAGAGACTTGCAGAGGCGGCCGGCCGGCTGTTCCGACTGGAAGCGTAG
- the yihA gene encoding ribosome biogenesis GTP-binding protein YihA/YsxC has protein sequence MKVISSEFIISAVGPDQYPVDALPEIALAGRSNVGKSSLINRMINRKNLARTSSTPGKTQHMNYYRVNESMYFVDFPGYGYAKVSKTQRASWGKMVEKYMAERETLKMVLLIVDLRHPPTANDKMMFDWLKHYDLPLCVVATKADKIPKTRWPKHIKIMKQELGVLPGDSFIAYSSEIGLGKDELWELIDRHTLPTEEELPAEPDDPNSGDEPQHEAPSET, from the coding sequence ATGAAAGTTATTAGCTCCGAATTTATTATCAGTGCCGTAGGCCCTGACCAATACCCTGTGGATGCCTTGCCGGAGATTGCTCTGGCAGGGCGCTCCAATGTAGGGAAGTCTTCTCTGATCAACCGGATGATTAACCGCAAGAATCTGGCCCGTACCAGTTCTACACCGGGCAAGACGCAGCATATGAACTATTATCGTGTGAATGAGAGCATGTATTTCGTTGACTTCCCGGGCTATGGCTATGCCAAGGTCTCGAAGACACAACGCGCCTCCTGGGGCAAAATGGTCGAAAAGTACATGGCAGAGCGCGAGACGCTGAAGATGGTCCTGCTTATCGTAGATCTGCGCCACCCGCCGACGGCCAATGACAAAATGATGTTCGACTGGCTGAAGCACTACGATCTGCCGCTCTGCGTAGTGGCCACCAAAGCGGACAAAATTCCGAAGACCCGCTGGCCGAAGCACATTAAGATCATGAAGCAGGAACTCGGTGTGCTGCCGGGAGACAGCTTCATTGCGTATTCATCAGAGATTGGACTTGGCAAAGACGAATTATGGGAACTTATAGATAGACATACTCTACCCACCGAAGAAGAGCTTCCGGCAGAACCGGATGATCCGAATTCCGGGGATGAACCGCAGCACGAAGCGCCTTCCGAGACTTAA